In Arcobacter sp. F155, the genomic window ATATTATCTACAATCTCTTTCCATGTATTTTTATCAATTTTAAACTCATGATAATCATTATATCTTAAAACAGGTTTTCTTCCCTCTTTTAATTGTCTATCATAACCTTTGATTAGTCTAAGAACTGGTTTATATAAAATTGCAATAACTACTAAGTTGATAACTGCAAGTAATCCCATTGATAAATCAGCAAATGAGAAGATTGAACTTAAATCTTGGAATGAACCCCAAACAATAAGTGCTACACATAAAACTCTAAATCCATTAAATAAAGACCTATTACCTTTTGAGAAGAAGTTTAAACTATTTTCTGCAAGATAGTAGTTGTATAACATAGATGAAAGTCCAAATAAGAATAATGCAACAGTTACAAAATATCCACCAAATGGTCCAATATGTTCAATAAGTGCATTTTGAGTAAGAAGAACACCTTGAACACCTTCTTGTCCAGGAGTATAAACACCCGATAAAAGAATGATAAATGCTGTACAAGAACATAAAATAATAGTATCAATAAATACAGAGAATGACTGAACAATACCTTGTTGAACTGGGTGAGCTACATAAGCTACTGCTGCAACATTTGGAGCAGAACCTAATCCAGCTTCATTTGAGAACATACCTCTTTTTGCACCTTGTAATATAACAGCACCAATACCACCACCAATAGCAGAAGAAGGATTAAATGCTTGTTCTATGATCATAGTAATAAGTGCAGGAATTTTCTCTACATTAAGAGCAATAACAACTATTGCAATAAGTAAATATCCCATTGCCATAACAGGAACAATAACTTCTGAGAATCTAGTAATTCTTTTTACACCACCAAAAATAGCAATTGCAAAAACTAAAGTAACAATTCCACCTGTAATCCAAGTAGGAATATCAAAAGATGCTTCAAAAGAAGTTGAGATAATAAAAGATTGAGTTGCATTAAATGCAAACCCGAAAGTAATCATTAGTAAAACTGAGATAATAACACCAAGCCATCTTTGACCTAATGCTTTTGTTACATAATAAGCTGGTCCACCTCTGTATACACAAGAGTCTTCCCCATCTTTTTCTTTATATAGTTGAGCTAATGAACACTCAAAGAAACTTGTACTCATTCCAATAAGACCAATAATCCACATCCAGAATACTGCACCTGGTCCACCAAGTGTAATAGCAACAGCAACACCAGCAATATTACCACCACCAACACGTCCAGCAACACTTAACATTAAAGCTTGAAAAGAACTAATATGTCCTTCTTTATCGTGAACTGTATCTCTTAATACATTAAACATCTTAAAGAAATATCTAAATTGAACAAATCTTGATGTTATTGTAAAAAATATACCTAAAGCAGGAAGTAAATATATTAGAATATTACCCCAAATCAGGTTATTTAAAAAGTCATTTATTTCAGCTAACATTTTTTCTCCTTTAAATGTGTGAAAATTGTAACATGCCAAAGAGGGGTAAAAGTGTGATTTATGTTATTAAAGTAAATTGTAACTTATATGTTTTTTTAATAATTACTATTTTAAAATACTCTAAACATAAGTAAAAAAGGATAAGGTATGGCAATGACTAATAGCGCATATGCTCAAAAAACATTTCTTGATGAGTTACATACTTTTTTAGATGAGATGTCAGAAAGAGTTATACAGTTTGTATACAAAAACCATAAATACCTAGGATATTTTTAAAATCCTAGATAAAAATTTAGCTATTTTTTCTAATATTTGTGATTGTTTTTCCACCAATTGCATAATTATCAGTAGATACTTCATCAATAGTTACAACACAAGTTTTCTCACCTCTACCAAAAACATCTACAAAGGCTTGAGTAAGTTTTTGAGCTAATTGTTCTTTTTGTTCTTTTGTTGCTCCACCATCTTCATGTGTCATTTTTACATTTATTATTGGCATAATTTTTTTCCTTTATTCTTTTATATTCTACTTTGTTCTTGCGTTGCAAACTTCTTTGCTACAAATAAAAGTACAACTCCTGCTAAAACAATTGCTGCTGTTACATAAAGTGCATTTGAATAGTTTCCATAAATCTCAATTAACTTTACACTATAAAGTGGCGCACCAACTTGCCCTATTCCATAAGCTGTTGTTAAAGCTCCCATCAAAATAACAGGATTACTTCCAGCTAGTTTTCCACCTAAGTTCATAAAAAGTGCTACAAGTCCTACAAATGTTCCACCATATAAAACCCCAGAAAAAAGGTTTAAATAAACATTTGTTGTAAGAGCCGAAATAAGTATCCCAACTACTTGTAAAAGCATAGCTATTATAATAATATTCACACTTCCAAACTTATTTGCTAATGTCATCCAAATAATACAAGATGGAATACCAGCAAGTCCAACTAAAGTCCAAGTAAAACTTCCATAACCATCTAAACCTTCAAGTGAATTAATAATATCAGGTAAAAATGTTCCTTGAACAACAAAACCTACACCTTCTGTAAAGTATGCAATAATAAGTAAAATCACAAAAGGTGAAAATAAAGACTTATCAAACTTGTGTTTTACTACGTTTTGTTTTAACTCTTTATCAAAAGATAAAATATACATAGAATACATTGAAGCTATAAAACCAAAGATAGTTAACACTATCCAAGCATCTCTCCAACTTCCTTCATAAGCAAACACAGCTCTTACAATTAAATCCGTTACAAAAACAGAAAAACCAATACCACTAAAGTGGATTCCCATAGCTTTTGTTTTATTATCCATTTTTAGTTTTGTCATAACAATTGCCGAACCAACAACAAGTGCCATAGCTGCACCAAAACCAGCAACTATCCTTGAAATAGCCCATAAAGTTTCATTTGAACTTATACCTAATACTAAAGTAGTAACTAGACATAAAAATATTCCAAATCTAAAAAACTTTACTTTTGTATTGATATCTTTAATAAAGATTGCAAAAATAGAACCACCCAAATAACCAACAAAGTTAATTGAAGCTAATACTCCTGCAAAAGTAATCGTTAGAAAATCATCTAACATAGGAGGAAGAAGTGAAGTAAATACAAATCTTGCAACTCCAACTCCTACTATTAAAGCAAGTATTCCTGCTAAGATAATTGCTGGATTACTATTTCTATCCAGTAAATTAATATTCATAAGTTTCTTTTCCCTTTTTAAAAACTTTTGTGTATAATATCACTAAAAATGATGATGTGTCAAATATCAAATCGTGATTAATGATATAAGGAAAAGTGATGGACTCAAATTTATTAAAGGTATTTGTAGCAGTTGCCCAAGAACAAAGTATTACTTTAGCTGCAAAAAAACTAGGCTTTGCTCAATCAAATGTTACATCAAGAATAAAACAACTTGAAAAATCAGTTGGCTACTCACTATTTCATCGTGTTCCTAAAGGTGTAGTTCTAACTTATGAGGGAGAAAAGCTTTATAAACACGCAGTTGAAATAGTAAAAAAAGTAGAAAATGCAGTCTTAGATATGCAAAATATGCAGTATCAAAAAAAACTTGTAGTTGGTTCAACAGATTGTAATGCAGCAGTTCGAATCTCTTCATTTTTAATGAAACTTCATAAAGACTATCCAAAAATTCAACTTGAACTTCTAACTGGAACAACAAGAGATGTGATACAAATGATTTTAAACTATAAAGTTGATATCGCTTTTATAAGTGGAGAACCAAACCACGAAGAGCTTATGGTTTTACAAAAACTTGAGGAAGAAATAGCCATCTTAGAACCACAAGATGAAGCTTGTCCAAATGTGATTTTATCCTTTAAAGAGGGTTGTGCTTATGATGAGTTTTTAAAAAACTACTATATTCAAAAAGGTGAAGATATAGAAAAATCACTTGCATTTGGTAGTTTAGAGACAATCTTAGCTTGTGTAAAATCTGGTATGGGAAAAACTTTACTTCCTACAAACTTAGTTGATAAATTAGGCTTTAGCAAAGACTTAAAAATCACAAAACTAGATAAAAAGACAGCTTATATTCCTACTTGTCTTATTTGTAGAAAAGACAATGTCCCTAAAATAGCTGAGTACTTAAAAACTCTTGAGTATTAAGAAGAAAGTGGATTTACCACTTTACTTCTCCTTTTACTACTTGCGCACCTAGCTTTAAAGAAAAACTATCTTTATCTAACTTTGGATAAATAGTTTGCATTATAGAGATTAGCTCTTTTGAGTTTTTTGCTTTTGATACAGCTTTTTCATATGTTTCAAGATACTTTATAGAAAACTCAATAGCACTTATATCATTTTTACTTCCCTCTTTTGAGTGGGCAGGAATAACAGTTTTTATCTCAAGTTTCTTCATATCTTTTAAAACTTTTAACCACTGTTCTCTTTCTTTTTTAGTAGAAGTATCTGCCATCCATAAATGCTCTTTATCAGTAATATTAATACCTCCAAAAATAGCTTTTATACTTGGTACATAAACATAAGACCTTGTTGAGTTAAAATTCATAATTTTTAATTTTTTATCTTCTAACTCTATAAAGTCTTTTTCTAAAATAGAAGGAATCAATACATATGAAGGAGCATTGTTTTCTAGCTTTGGACCCCAATAGTTTAACTTATCTTGATAAGTCTTTTTTATATGTGCAACAGTTTGTTTAGTAGCGTATATCTTAGCTTTTGGAAATGCTTTTGTAATAACTTCTAAACCAAAATAATAATCAGGGTCACCATGACTTACATAGATTTTCTTTAGTTCTCTTTTACTTTTTAAAACTTGTGCTACAACTTTATGTGCATCCGCTTTTGTAAAATGTGCATCTATTAATACAGCCTCTTTTTTCCCTAAAACTAAAACAGAAGCAAGATTAAATCCATCTTCCCCTGCTCTATGAACTTTATATGTTAGTTCATTTTCTTTTGCTATTAAACTATTTGATATAAATAAAAGCATCGAAAAAACTACAAGTAGTCCTCTTTTCATTTGTTTCCTTTTTCTTTTTTTTGAATAATATCATTTTAAAACTTAATTTACTTTACTAGTAAAATACTTTTAAAATACTTGTATTTAACTAGAGTTTGTATATAATCACCCTATGAAAATAAAAGATTTAGAAAAAGACATTCAAAGAAATAAAGAAAAGTCACCAGAAACATATAATGAAATATCAAATGTAACTATTCCTTTTTATATGTTTTACAACAAAATGTTTGGTGGTGTAACAAAACTAGAAGAAGATAAATATCAAATAACTCATAGTGAACTAGATGTATTATCATGTTT contains:
- a CDS encoding sodium:alanine symporter family protein, which gives rise to MLAEINDFLNNLIWGNILIYLLPALGIFFTITSRFVQFRYFFKMFNVLRDTVHDKEGHISSFQALMLSVAGRVGGGNIAGVAVAITLGGPGAVFWMWIIGLIGMSTSFFECSLAQLYKEKDGEDSCVYRGGPAYYVTKALGQRWLGVIISVLLMITFGFAFNATQSFIISTSFEASFDIPTWITGGIVTLVFAIAIFGGVKRITRFSEVIVPVMAMGYLLIAIVVIALNVEKIPALITMIIEQAFNPSSAIGGGIGAVILQGAKRGMFSNEAGLGSAPNVAAVAYVAHPVQQGIVQSFSVFIDTIILCSCTAFIILLSGVYTPGQEGVQGVLLTQNALIEHIGPFGGYFVTVALFLFGLSSMLYNYYLAENSLNFFSKGNRSLFNGFRVLCVALIVWGSFQDLSSIFSFADLSMGLLAVINLVVIAILYKPVLRLIKGYDRQLKEGRKPVLRYNDYHEFKIDKNTWKEIVDNINDKKQKA
- a CDS encoding 2-hydroxymuconate tautomerase family protein, which produces MPIINVKMTHEDGGATKEQKEQLAQKLTQAFVDVFGRGEKTCVVTIDEVSTDNYAIGGKTITNIRKNS
- a CDS encoding YbfB/YjiJ family MFS transporter; translated protein: MNINLLDRNSNPAIILAGILALIVGVGVARFVFTSLLPPMLDDFLTITFAGVLASINFVGYLGGSIFAIFIKDINTKVKFFRFGIFLCLVTTLVLGISSNETLWAISRIVAGFGAAMALVVGSAIVMTKLKMDNKTKAMGIHFSGIGFSVFVTDLIVRAVFAYEGSWRDAWIVLTIFGFIASMYSMYILSFDKELKQNVVKHKFDKSLFSPFVILLIIAYFTEGVGFVVQGTFLPDIINSLEGLDGYGSFTWTLVGLAGIPSCIIWMTLANKFGSVNIIIIAMLLQVVGILISALTTNVYLNLFSGVLYGGTFVGLVALFMNLGGKLAGSNPVILMGALTTAYGIGQVGAPLYSVKLIEIYGNYSNALYVTAAIVLAGVVLLFVAKKFATQEQSRI
- a CDS encoding LysR family transcriptional regulator: MDSNLLKVFVAVAQEQSITLAAKKLGFAQSNVTSRIKQLEKSVGYSLFHRVPKGVVLTYEGEKLYKHAVEIVKKVENAVLDMQNMQYQKKLVVGSTDCNAAVRISSFLMKLHKDYPKIQLELLTGTTRDVIQMILNYKVDIAFISGEPNHEELMVLQKLEEEIAILEPQDEACPNVILSFKEGCAYDEFLKNYYIQKGEDIEKSLAFGSLETILACVKSGMGKTLLPTNLVDKLGFSKDLKITKLDKKTAYIPTCLICRKDNVPKIAEYLKTLEY
- a CDS encoding MBL fold metallo-hydrolase, producing the protein MKRGLLVVFSMLLFISNSLIAKENELTYKVHRAGEDGFNLASVLVLGKKEAVLIDAHFTKADAHKVVAQVLKSKRELKKIYVSHGDPDYYFGLEVITKAFPKAKIYATKQTVAHIKKTYQDKLNYWGPKLENNAPSYVLIPSILEKDFIELEDKKLKIMNFNSTRSYVYVPSIKAIFGGINITDKEHLWMADTSTKKEREQWLKVLKDMKKLEIKTVIPAHSKEGSKNDISAIEFSIKYLETYEKAVSKAKNSKELISIMQTIYPKLDKDSFSLKLGAQVVKGEVKW